The Candidatus Neomarinimicrobiota bacterium genome has a window encoding:
- a CDS encoding enoyl-CoA hydratase-related protein — MADVRIETTDGCALITVDRPEVLNALTQETIEALKRAFRDLRNDDTVGVVILTGEGVRAFIAGADIREIAPLGPAEALEFSRKGQDLTLLIEWFPKPVIAAVNGYALGGGCEIALACHIRIASENARFGQPEVNLGIIPGWGGTLRLPRVIGIGKAMEMITSGETISAQEVKECGLVNHLVPPGQLLGKAREIAQSILKRSPEAVKLSLEAIRQGLGKAPKDGMAQEASLFGISFSTPEKKEGTQAFIEKRKPDFRRRE; from the coding sequence ATGGCTGATGTAAGAATCGAAACAACGGATGGGTGCGCCCTGATTACCGTTGACCGACCTGAAGTACTAAATGCCCTTACCCAGGAGACGATCGAGGCCCTCAAAAGGGCCTTTCGCGATTTGAGGAACGATGACACGGTGGGCGTCGTCATTCTAACGGGTGAAGGGGTGAGGGCATTCATTGCGGGAGCTGATATCAGGGAAATAGCACCCCTCGGTCCCGCAGAGGCCCTCGAATTTTCCCGGAAAGGGCAAGACCTCACCCTGCTGATCGAATGGTTCCCGAAGCCGGTGATCGCTGCCGTCAACGGCTACGCTCTCGGGGGTGGGTGCGAAATTGCCCTCGCGTGCCACATACGGATCGCCTCAGAAAACGCACGCTTTGGACAGCCGGAAGTGAATCTCGGCATCATTCCCGGGTGGGGTGGGACCCTGAGACTCCCAAGAGTGATAGGAATAGGAAAAGCGATGGAAATGATCACATCAGGTGAGACGATCTCGGCTCAAGAAGTGAAAGAATGTGGACTTGTAAATCATCTGGTTCCTCCGGGACAGCTTCTTGGAAAGGCCAGGGAGATTGCACAATCCATATTGAAAAGGAGTCCGGAGGCGGTTAAACTTTCCCTGGAAGCCATCCGGCAAGGTCTGGGAAAGGCTCCAAAGGATGGCATGGCCCAGGAAGCCTCCCTGTTCGGCATCTCTTTCAGTACACCGGAAAAGAAAGAGGGGACTCAGGCATTCATTGAGAAGAGAAAACCTGATTTCCGGCGCAGAGAGTAG